Proteins from a single region of Cryptococcus neoformans var. neoformans JEC21 chromosome 6 sequence:
- a CDS encoding methylenetetrahydrofolate dehydrogenase (NAD+), putative, with product MSQGILITASKVATPFKSELLSALASPRFSSRPPHLVGILATKKEDARTYAEFTKKACETLGITYELRLVGEAREGMDGEGVGIEVEEAILEANEDPEVDGMMVYYPIYGGRQDQYLQSVVSPQKDVEGLNHQFLFNLYHNVRFINPLTLRPIPASHLPEPLPSKSGDSSKGEDVAPEGTVKSILPCTPLAIVKVLEHIGVYNRLLAYGDRARGKVITVINRSEVVGRPLAALLANDGARVISVDLDSIVEFSKRPSKSAEGKKPSSASPHHITTPLPDMTLHKALSFSDVVISAVPVDSFKVPTRELKDGCVCVNVAGEKNFETDVRDRASIYVPSVGVMTITMLQRNLLRLCEYRDMIKKQEASL from the exons atgtcCCAAGGAATCCTCATCACCGCCTCGAAAGTAGCCACACCCTTCAAGTCGGAgcttctttctgccctcGCCTCCCCTCGCTTTTCCTCGCGACCTCCGCACTTGGTCGGTATCCTCGCTACAAAAAAGGAGGATGCCAGGACCTATGCCGAGTTCACCAAGAAGGCGTGTGAGACCTTGGGGATCACATATGAGCTGAGACTCGTCGGTGAAGCAAGGGAGGGAATGGATGGTGAAGGTGTGGGGAtcgaggttgaagaagcaaTCCTCGAG GCAAACGAAGATCCCGAGGTGGACGGCATGATGGTCTACTACCCCATCTACGGCGGCCGTCAAGACCAATACCTCCAATCGGTCGTCTCCCCGCAGAAAGACGTCGAGGGTCTCAACCACcaattcctcttcaacctctACCACAACGTCCGTTTCATCAACCCGCTCACGCTCCGTCCCATCCCTGCTTCGCACTTGCCCGAGCCCTTGCCGAGCAAGTCGGGCGATAGCTCCAAAGGCGAAGACGTTGCGCCGGAAGGTACAGTGAAATCCATCTTGCCCTGTACGCCCCTGGCGATCGTCAAGGTACTCGAACATATCGGCGTGTACAACAGGCTTCTCGCCTATGGCGATCGAGCGAGGGGCAAGGTGATTACCGTCATCAACCGTTCTGAAGTTGTCGGTCGTCCGCTGGCGGCCCTGTTGGCCAACGACGGCGCGCGCGTCATCTCCGTCGACCTTGACTCCATCGTCGAATTCTCCAAGCGGCCTTCCAAGTCGGCGGAAGGTAAAAAACCTTCGTCAGCGAGTCCACACCATATTACCACCCCCTTGCCTGATATGACACTGCACAAGGCGTTGAGTTTCAGTGACGTGGTGATTTCTGCCGTGCCTGTGGATAGCTTCAAGGTGCCAACCAGGGAGTTGAAGGACGGATGTGTTTGTGTGAATGTTGCTGGGGAGAAGAACTTTGAGACGGATGTCAGGGATCGG GCGTCTATTTACGTTCCCTCTGTTGGTGTCATGACCATCACCATGCTCCAGCGAAACTTGTTGAGGTTGTGCGAGTACCGCGATATGatcaagaagcaagaggcCTCCTTGTAG
- a CDS encoding membrane organization and biogenesis-related protein, putative, producing MAAHSEQIKNNFLNNPYAQQVFNIANGQVSALDAELNKYPILRQLEQQTKVPKAYGVIALGFSSVLLIFFNMFGLAQPISNLIGWALPAYLSILAIESPQTNDDKQWLTYWVVFGSLNLVESMGLRAVLYWVPMYFVFKTLFTIWLMLPATRGAEILYFHFLRPMVGNVKSRSQSSFGTSDPLAKETGFNPAGTTAPSSFAHEKTL from the exons ATGGCCGCCCATTCCGAGCAAATCAAGAACAACTTCCTCAACAATCCCTACGCCCAGCAGGTTTTCAACATTGCCAACGGCCAGGTCTCTGCTCTCGATGCCGAG CTTAACAAGTACCCAATCCTCCGTCAGCTTGAGCAGCAGACCAAGGTCCCCAAGGCCTACGGTGTCATCGCCCTTGGTTTCTC CTCTgtccttctcatcttcttcaatatGTTTGGCCTTGCCCAGCCCATCTCCAACCTCATCGGCTGGGCTCTCCCCGCTTATCTTTCCATCCTGGCCATTGAGTCTCCTCAGACCAACGATGACAAGCAGTGGTTGACCTATTGGGTCGTCTTTGGTTCTCTCAACCTCGTCGAGTCCATGGGTTTGAGGGCGGTTCTCTACTGGGTTCCTATGTACTTTGTTTTCAAGACCCTTTTCACCATCTGGC TCATGCTCCCTGCCACCCGAGGTGCTGAGATTCTCTacttccacttcctccGGCCCATGGTTGGCAACGTCAAGTCTCGAAGCCAATCTTCTTTCGGTACATCTGACCCCCTTGCCAAGGAGACTGGCTTCAACCCCGCCGGTACCACCgccccttcctctttcgctC ATGAAAAGACCCTCTAA
- a CDS encoding expressed protein, with protein MLRMLQSALRRGTDPAPAIARTPAALRTSLLPRHFSLLCRPLQPQHSTRPKLAKAPKAAKPLKTPKFFKASKQSNAKEPYKPRKSKGPVLSETRVTFQLPVSPENATASKNPSSPIHLPFDKLLVMVRAADVVSRMEMPEELPDFPLPPLPDIYDRELLRQVFTHTSYVGARKQSALFDKEAFHHDNEKLEHVGDALLGCIVTCLLHDLYPNLNPGNATEMKAICVCNQTLSQLSRRYKMPERLITDVNATEILKNGTKTTANIFEAYVAGLHYSYLKHGNTKDVDGGDGPKTHGQGLEHLQGWLRPLFEPIAEWVLGYMKKEQERLEAETAVKAGLMDTDLDDLANGASGKLNELFISRGAGMPVYTYEPRGVDMWKAIVIARNRDGKEWQGEATRTKKKQAATVAAYKILMQLEVV; from the exons ATGCTGCGCATGCTTCAGAGCGCACTGAGGAGAGGAACGGATCCTGCCCCTGCCATCGCCCGCACGCCAGCCGCATTGAGAACATCCCTGCTGCCCCGTCACTTCTCTCTGCTCTGTAGACCGCTTCAACCGCAACACTCGACTCGTCCCAAACTGGCCAAGGCTCCCAAAGCTGCAAAGCCTCTGAAAACCCCCAAGTTTTTCAAGGCCTCCAAACAAAGCAACGCAAAAGAACCATACAAGCCACGCAAATCCAAAGGCCCGGTACTTTCTGAAACACGAGTAACTTTCCAACTCCCCGTATCTCCCGAAAACGCAACGGCTTCCAAAAATCCGTCCTCTCCAATCCACCTTCCCTTTGACAAACTCCTCGTCATGGTCCGAGCCGCCGATGTTGTCAGCCGCATGGAAATGCCGGAGGAGCTTCCGGATTTCCCCTTGCCCCCCCTTCCGGATATCTATGATCGTGAGCTCTTACGTCAAGTCTTTACGCACACCAGCTACGTGGGAGCGAGGAAGCAATCTGCACTGTTTGATAAGGAGGCCTTTCATCATGACAATGAGAAACTGGAACATGTCGGGGATGCTTTGTTAG GCTGTATTGTGACCTGTTTGCTTCACGACTTGTATCCGAACCTCAATCCGGGCAACGCAACT GAAATGAAAGCTATCTGCGTTTGCAATCAGACGTTATCACAACTCTCTAGGCGCTATAAGATGCCAGAACGTCTCATAACAGACGTGAATGCTACAGAAATTTTGAAGAACGGGACAAAAACCACAGCCAACATCTTTGAGGCATATGTCGCTGGCCTCCACTACTCTTATCTCAAACATG GCAACACGAAAGATGTTGACGGAGGTGACGGGCCAAAAACTCATGGACAAGGTCTTGAACATTTGCAAGGATGGCTTCGACCACTCTTTGAACCGATCGCTGAATGGGTATTGGGTTacatgaagaaggaacaagaACGGTTGGAAGCAGAAAcagctgtcaaggctggaTTAATGGATACCGACCTCGACGACTTGGCGAATGGTGCGTCAGGAAAGCTTAACGAGCTGTTCATCTCCAGAGGGGCGGGTATGCCTGTGTATACGTATGAGCCACGGGGAGTTGATATGTGGAAGGCGATTGTAATCGCACGTAATAGGGACGGGAAAGAGTG GCAAGGTGAAGCTACACgaacaaagaagaaacaggCGGCCACGGTTGCGGCATACAAGATCCTAATGCAGCTAGAAGTGGTTTGA
- a CDS encoding C-22 sterol desaturase, putative, protein MESHTVLRPTAIPDLAAIKTWGLEGLTKAKFSFDTKTTTATILTLILSLLVLEQLVYRAKKAHLPGAKWTIPVIGKFADSLNPTLANYKAQWNSGPLSAVSVFNIFIVIGSSNEMARKILNSPNHAEPCLVASAKKVLLPENWVFLHGKVHADYRKALNVLFTKQALSIYLPIQEKIYRSYFNKWMSDPAPAQQYMMKMRDLNMDTSLSVFIGPYLTEAQKQEINDKYWLITISLELVNFPLAIPGTKVYNAIQARKIVMKYLSAASAASKIRMEDDDAEPECLLDHWVRAMILARRAKDDGEQTRLLSREYSDHEIAMVLLSFLFASQDAMSSALVYTFQLTADHPEVLEKVREEQYRVRGNDLERPLTLDMLDDMVYTRATIKEVLRFRPPVIMVPYMTTKPFPVSPEYTAPKNSMIIPAFWNSLHDETCYPEPDRFLPERWLPQADGSAPIADSKPQNYLVWGSGPHKCIGGQYASMHLAATLGTASVLMDWKHERTELSDEVQVIAAIFPKDHCLLKFTPRAPPS, encoded by the exons ATGGAATCCCATACCGTTCTCCGCCCCACGGCCATCCCTGATCTTGCCGCGATCAAGACTTGGGGTCTTGAAGGACTCACCAAGGCCAAGTTCAGCTTTGACAC CAAAACCACCACTGCCACCATCCTTACCCttatcctctctcttcttgtcctcgAACAGCTCGTCTACAGGGCCAAGAAAGCACACTTGCCCGGTGCCAAATGGACCATTCCCGTCATTGGCAAGTTTGCCGACTCTTTGAACCCCACCTTGGCCAACTACAAGGCCCAGTGGAACTCTGGACCTTTGAGCGCTGTTTCCGTGTTCAACAT tttcatcgtcatcggtTCCTCCAACGAAATGGCCAGGAAGATCCTCAACTCCCCCAACCACGCTGAACCCTGTCTCGTCGCTTCTGCCAAGAAGGTCTTGTTGCCTGAGAACTGGGTCTTTTTGCACGGCAAAGTCCATGCCGACTACAGGAAGGCATTGAACGTTCTCTTCACCAAGCAGGCTCTCAG TATCTACCTCCCCATTCAGGAGAAGATCTACCGAAGCTATTTCAACAAGTGGATGTCTGATCCCGCCCCTGCTCAGCAGTacatgatgaagatgcgaGACCTCAACATGGACACTTCTCTTTCCGTGTTCATCGGCCCTTATCTCACTGAGGCCCAGAAGCAAGAGATCAACGACAAGTACTGGCTTATCACCATCTCTCTCGAGCTCGTCAACTTCCCCCTCGCTATCCCTGGTACCAAAGTTTACAACGCTATCCAGGCTAGAAAGATTGTCATGAAGTATCTCTCCGCTGCCAGTGCTGCCAGTAAGATCAGGATGGAGGACGACGACGCCGAGCCCGAGTGTCTTTTGGACCACTGGGTGCGAGCCATGATCCTTGCCCGTCGTGCCAAGGATGACGGTGAGCAGACCAGACTCCTTTCTCGAGAGTACAGCGACCACGAAATTGCCATGGTTCTCTTGTCGTTCCTTTTCGCCTCTCAGGACGCCATGTCTTCCGCTCTCGTCTACACATTCCAGCTTACTGCCGACCACCCCGAAGTTCTTGAGAAGGTTAGGGAGGAGCAGTACAGGGTTAGGGGTAACGACCTCGAGAGGCCCTTGACTTTGGACATGCTTGACGACATGGTTTACACCCGAGCTACTATCAAGGAAGTTTTGAGGTTTAGGCCTCCTGTCATCATG GTTCCCTACATGACCACCAAGCCCTTCCCCGTCTCCCCCGAATACACCGCGCCCAAGAACTCTATGATCATCCCTGCCTTTTGGAACTCTTTACACGACGAGACCTGTTACCCTGAGCCCGATCGATTCCTTCCCGAACGATGGCTCCCCCAGGCCGACGGTTCAGCCCCTATCGCCGACTCCAAGCCCCAAAACTACCTCGTCTGGGGTAGCGGTCCGCACAAGTGTATCGGTGGCCAGTACGCTTCTATGCATTTGGCGGCCACTTTGGGTACGGCGAGTGTTTTGATGGATTGGAAGCACGAGAGGACCGAGTTGAGTGATGAAGTACAGGTCATTGCGGC TATCTTCCCCAAGGACCACTGTCTCCTTAAATTCACCCCTCGAGCTCCCCCTTCAtaa